From the Kitasatospora viridis genome, one window contains:
- a CDS encoding CHAD domain-containing protein: MAAEPARTRALAYQGLPSRPVRPRGLPHVAAVVPAGAGEPARSVRVCWDTADLRLIAHGVLLERSAGPAGAPECWLATLPDGTEHRAAALAELDDRLRAYTAGRPLRPALRISSRRTRSLLLDRERHTLAELDRTESLAQRLGDRAARLAGWDRTEVRLVAGRRGLLHELDARLRADGLTAAPAGVPVPAPVPVSGRGGGRAVEQGTAGAALAGYLRDQSAELLALDGAVRRDEADSVHRMRVCARRLRSALTAGRPLLRGRRRVAELAGELRWLGRVLGEARDAETTGERLLAGAAERPGTADGVSDALRLVFRERYAQAFLTVREVLDGERYFALLAELERIAAAPPLRARAGRGKRELERLVRGERRRTGRRLRTALALPPGAGRDEALHGARKAAKRARYAAELAGATRLATRLHAVQDALGRYQDAVVAQALLPELAARARAAGADTFGYGVLYAAQRPEAEAALAAALPAWRRARGRRLCRVDR; encoded by the coding sequence ATGGCCGCCGAACCCGCCCGGACCCGGGCGCTGGCGTACCAGGGGCTGCCGAGCAGGCCCGTGCGTCCGCGCGGGCTGCCGCACGTCGCGGCGGTGGTCCCCGCCGGGGCGGGGGAGCCGGCGCGGTCGGTGCGGGTCTGCTGGGACACCGCCGACCTGCGGCTGATCGCGCACGGCGTGCTGCTGGAGCGGTCGGCGGGCCCGGCCGGGGCGCCGGAGTGCTGGCTGGCGACGCTGCCCGACGGGACCGAGCACCGGGCCGCCGCACTCGCCGAGTTGGACGACCGGCTCCGCGCCTACACCGCGGGGCGCCCGCTGCGACCGGCGCTGCGGATCAGCAGTCGCCGCACCCGCTCGCTGCTGCTCGACCGGGAGCGGCACACCCTGGCCGAGCTGGACCGCACCGAGTCACTGGCGCAGCGGCTGGGCGACCGGGCGGCGCGGCTCGCGGGGTGGGACCGGACCGAGGTCCGGCTGGTGGCGGGGCGGCGGGGGCTGCTCCACGAACTGGACGCGCGGCTGCGCGCCGACGGCCTGACCGCCGCGCCGGCCGGGGTGCCCGTGCCTGCGCCTGTTCCTGTGTCAGGGCGTGGTGGCGGGCGGGCGGTCGAGCAGGGCACCGCTGGCGCGGCGCTGGCGGGCTACCTGCGGGACCAGAGCGCCGAGTTGCTGGCACTGGACGGTGCGGTGCGGCGGGACGAGGCGGACTCGGTGCACCGGATGCGGGTGTGCGCGCGACGGCTGCGCAGCGCGCTGACCGCGGGGCGTCCGCTGCTGCGCGGGCGGCGGCGGGTGGCCGAGCTGGCGGGTGAACTGCGCTGGCTGGGGAGGGTCCTGGGCGAGGCGCGGGACGCGGAGACGACGGGGGAACGGCTGCTGGCCGGCGCGGCCGAGCGGCCGGGCACGGCTGACGGGGTGTCGGACGCGCTGCGCCTGGTGTTCCGGGAGCGGTATGCGCAGGCCTTTCTGACGGTGCGTGAAGTCCTGGACGGTGAGCGGTACTTCGCGCTGCTCGCGGAGCTCGAACGGATCGCCGCGGCGCCGCCGCTGCGCGCGCGGGCGGGGCGCGGCAAGCGGGAGCTGGAGCGCCTGGTGCGCGGCGAACGGCGGCGCACCGGGCGCCGGTTGCGCACCGCGCTGGCCCTGCCGCCCGGAGCCGGGCGCGACGAGGCGCTGCACGGGGCCCGCAAGGCGGCGAAGCGGGCGCGCTACGCGGCGGAGCTGGCGGGCGCGACCCGCCTGGCGACCCGGCTGCACGCCGTCCAGGACGCCCTGGGCCGCTACCAGGACGCGGTGGTGGCCCAGGCCCTGCTCCCCGAACTCGCGGCCCGGGCCCGGGCGGCCGGCGCGGACACCTTCGGGTACGGCGTGCTGTACGCGGCCCAGCGCCCGGAGGCCGAGGCGGCCCTGGCGGCCGCGCTGCCGGCCTGGCGCCGCGCGCGGGGGCGGCGGCTGTGCCGGGTGGATCGCTGA
- a CDS encoding VOC family protein, with protein MASVKQVQVTFDCASPRRVGLFWCEVLGYVAAAPPEGFASWDEYDSSLPAEKRDTWFVASDPEKVGPRLYFQRVPEGKVVKNRVHLDVRAGTGLVGDERVAVLEAECARLVALGGTRLLLLTADEENESCLLMQDVEGNEFCLD; from the coding sequence ATGGCATCGGTTAAGCAGGTCCAGGTCACGTTCGACTGCGCGTCGCCTCGGCGCGTCGGTCTTTTCTGGTGCGAGGTGTTGGGGTACGTCGCAGCCGCGCCGCCGGAGGGTTTCGCGTCCTGGGACGAATACGACAGTTCGCTCCCGGCCGAGAAGCGGGATACCTGGTTCGTGGCCAGTGACCCCGAGAAGGTGGGTCCGCGGCTCTACTTCCAGCGCGTCCCCGAGGGCAAGGTCGTCAAGAACCGGGTGCACCTCGATGTGCGGGCCGGCACCGGACTCGTCGGTGACGAGCGCGTCGCCGTGCTGGAGGCCGAGTGCGCCCGGCTGGTCGCGCTCGGCGGGACCCGGCTGCTCCTGCTGACCGCCGACGAGGAGAACGAGTCGTGCCTGCTGATGCAGGACGTCGAGGGCAATGAGTTCTGCCTCGACTGA
- a CDS encoding YncE family protein, protein MPPSGPLLGPDGRRAYAVAQDADGHTRLRTVSTAHDRVIATLDLGLTEWTRDRPALSADGSRLYVVNGETLSVIDTTKHKPSVVSSLVLPDEPRPTGWGPGVAGTVAVNGSLVYLAQDGPAPGTSAPTAGRVWVYDTARQAVIGSVQLPGGQLLSIAVRPDGRSAYVSTEVGIVHLDTSTAVPTVAGTVPGSAGMDGLALSPDGTALYAVNDVADGTGLRVDPGTDTVTARLTLTDGYSQLAAPVVSADGTRLYVPDAYPAGHPAVLAFDTATGAALPSQDVTGFALTDFGGLALAPNSRTLYATGQDRGGSALQILAY, encoded by the coding sequence ATGCCGCCCAGCGGGCCGCTGCTCGGCCCGGACGGCAGGCGCGCCTACGCCGTCGCCCAGGACGCCGACGGCCACACCCGGCTCCGGACCGTGAGCACCGCCCACGACCGGGTGATCGCCACGCTCGACCTCGGCCTGACCGAGTGGACCCGGGACCGCCCGGCGCTCAGCGCCGACGGCAGCCGGCTCTACGTGGTCAACGGCGAGACCCTGTCGGTGATCGACACCACCAAGCACAAGCCCAGCGTGGTGAGTTCGCTGGTCCTGCCGGACGAGCCGCGCCCGACCGGCTGGGGCCCGGGCGTGGCGGGCACCGTCGCGGTCAACGGCTCCCTGGTCTACCTCGCGCAGGACGGCCCCGCCCCCGGCACCTCGGCGCCGACCGCGGGCCGCGTCTGGGTGTACGACACCGCGCGGCAGGCCGTCATCGGCAGCGTCCAACTCCCGGGCGGCCAGCTGCTGTCGATCGCGGTCCGCCCGGACGGCCGCAGCGCCTACGTCTCCACCGAGGTCGGCATCGTGCACCTGGACACCAGCACCGCGGTGCCCACCGTGGCCGGCACCGTCCCGGGCAGCGCCGGCATGGACGGCCTGGCCCTCAGCCCGGACGGCACCGCGCTCTACGCCGTCAACGACGTCGCCGACGGCACCGGCCTGCGCGTCGACCCGGGCACCGACACGGTCACCGCCCGGCTCACCCTGACCGACGGCTACTCCCAGCTCGCCGCCCCCGTGGTCTCCGCCGACGGCACCCGGCTCTACGTGCCCGACGCCTACCCGGCCGGGCACCCGGCGGTGCTCGCCTTCGACACCGCCACCGGCGCCGCACTCCCGTCGCAGGACGTCACCGGCTTCGCCCTGACCGACTTCGGCGGCCTGGCCCTCGCCCCGAACTCCCGGACCCTGTACGCCACCGGCCAGGACCGCGGCGGCAGCGCGCTGCAGATCCTCGCCTACTGA
- a CDS encoding leucine-rich repeat domain-containing protein, with the protein MNTARTLDLWRQELGTVPESVWDLTDLEVLVLADNGLTALSPRIAGLRHLHTLDLGHNALTEVPARLPDLSRYLYLHDNRLTELPDSLGELSRLRYLNAGENPLRALPAGLGGLAALVELRCQHAELTELPASLGALSELRELWLRGNSLHCLPGSTAELANLRHLDLRENAFPQIPAPLAALPLLRHLDLRANRITTLPSWLADLPALEKLDLRWNPLTPDPDPALLAGLAERGCIVLT; encoded by the coding sequence GTGAACACCGCCAGGACGCTCGACCTCTGGCGCCAGGAGCTGGGCACCGTACCGGAGTCGGTGTGGGACCTGACCGACCTCGAAGTCCTCGTCCTCGCCGACAACGGGCTCACCGCGCTCTCCCCGCGGATCGCCGGCCTCCGGCACCTGCACACCCTCGACCTCGGCCACAACGCGCTGACCGAGGTCCCGGCCCGGCTTCCCGACCTGAGCCGCTACCTGTACCTGCACGACAACCGGCTCACCGAACTCCCGGACTCCCTCGGCGAGTTGTCCCGCCTGCGCTACCTCAACGCCGGCGAGAACCCGCTCCGGGCCCTCCCCGCCGGCCTCGGCGGCCTCGCCGCCCTGGTGGAACTGCGCTGCCAGCACGCCGAACTGACCGAGCTGCCCGCCTCCCTGGGCGCCCTGTCCGAGCTGCGCGAACTCTGGCTGCGCGGCAACTCCCTGCACTGCCTTCCCGGTTCGACGGCCGAGCTGGCCAACCTCCGGCACCTCGACCTGCGCGAGAACGCCTTCCCGCAGATCCCGGCCCCCTTGGCGGCCCTCCCCCTGCTGCGCCACCTCGACCTGCGCGCCAACCGGATCACCACGCTGCCATCCTGGCTCGCCGACCTCCCCGCGCTGGAGAAGCTCGACCTCCGCTGGAACCCGCTCACCCCCGACCCCGACCCCGCCTTGCTGGCCGGCCTCGCGGAGCGCGGCTGCATCGTGCTCACCTGA